In Ptychodera flava strain L36383 chromosome 6, AS_Pfla_20210202, whole genome shotgun sequence, the sequence gatttttaactaataccacatagatatcagtttttacgtgtaaagtATTGGCCGcctgtaatgactacattttgtcgtctgccacacagttacgcgtggttcgatacatagcggccgccacgtggtatgcgtctgcataccacgcagcgtctgctatgtatcaaccaAACGTAACTGTGctggtcacctatgcgaattctggtggaatcagcaaactttgtttttcggttttttgccgagtcagcgAGACTCGGCTTCTCCCACGGGACATGACCGATCACTGACGCGAggggtactgtggcgtacagacAGCAGCGTcggcgtagactcgtactccatagcttagttgacaatggccccagtgccgaacgttggatgttcggaagctgaatttaggtgggccaccggaattcaaacttttacttttttgaggacatgtttttatcgatatctcgcgatccgcgcgcagttgccacgtcaaatatcgaccgttggtattaaaaaaatgttttttaaaaatgttaccaagtgggagtgccactttaatcgGACTTTTTGCATGTTGCCGGGTAAGTGACTTAAGTTCTCCGAACCATCGGTGGAAAAAATGCCAGCAATTATATGGCCTTGAAACACATTTTACGAAGAACTCTGTAGATCTGTCATGCATAATTTTGGATTTTGTCGGCTCTCGGTCAACCAAAATGTAGCAATGTAAAAGTGGCAACCGCCTGAATTTATTGTATATGACGCTCCATATGTGACTTTCAAAGTGGGGTCGAAGCGTGCAAAAATGAGCCAGGAAAGTGATTCATCGCGAGACCTTCTGAACCCGACATTTACAGTTTCCTGTTTTTAGCGGATGCGCTTTACAGGTGCGTTGTTGTCTTAACTGATGTCATTCTAGAGAGTCAAAAATTCCAAACTGGGCTCCTCTCTACTAGATTTGGATAAAATTCACACATAGGTGCAGGTCAAGTATGTACTGTTTGCAATGAATTAAAAATTTCACAAACCGCTTTTATACTTTTCCCAACTTAAAGGGGTGAttaaacctttattgtactgcATGTACTGATGAAACTTTGGTTACTTAttgtaaacaatgacaataaGCCTGCCAGTAATTTCAAGACCTTTATTTTCCGACCGCTGACTTCCACACTACTGGACACTAATAGGCAGACAGCTGATACAGCGATTATTTGAATGACGCCATAGTAATGTTATTCGCCGACATTCAAGGTAAAAGACAGAGAAATGCGTTGATTACAAAGGGAAATTTACTGGTTGTAAGGTGTCGTCAAGGGAACTTGCCACACCTGGTGTACTACGACAGTTGTCTTTGGGAAGACCTTTCAGTGAATATGCTTCAGCCTCGCATATCAATTTAGATTATTCGATGATCACTTCtgataactttaatatatctgATATCTGACTTTCTCAAATCGCAAAGTTACATGAACGACGTTTTCATATGTCacggcaaatgggaggtattttAAAAAGTGTCTGTGCGTTTTTATACAAAACTAAGACAAAACGTTTATGTTATGTTATTGCTCTAAACACAACATGTTAATGGCTAAAATTGCATCCATCCTCTTCCAACAAGGGATTTAACAAGTGTCAGAATTCTATTTGAACAAATGGCGGCCTATAAAAGATTGCAAATGCATGTTGACTTTTCTTCCGAATGGATCTCTTGCCACTATGCCATCAGTATGAGCGTTACTTATACTGATGCTGTGTGTTCTAATGTTgcgttttgtgttttattcatAAGAACAgatcaaattaaaaaatttaCTCGGAACACATCCAAGCATGATTATACTTCACTTCACCAAGACGGTGTTCGTTATTGCAATGATGGCCCGTGTAACAATGTCAACACCAACTAGAATGTCAAACGCGGATATTTACGCAGTCGCAAATTTCACTGATTTTAACTCAGAGGGCTTCAACCACTTAATGGTGCATAACGTCTCTGGTGATGTGTACATTGGTGGAGTTAATCAGCTGTACAGATTGAATGAAAACTTGGAGTTGGTAGTCAACATCACAACAGGACCAGAAtacgatgatgaagataaaacacATGACACTTTTAATAAGATACTGGCATGTAACTACGCTGGTAATGATCTCATAACCTGTGGTGGTTACAGAGGTGACTGCCAAATTAGACATATGGAAGACTTGTCTGAAACTTATTCAACCGATCATCCAACTTATGTAGCTGCAAATATGTCAGATGACTCTACTATTGGCTTTGTTGCACCACACTATCATCTTGGTCAACAATTTCTATATGTTGGCACAACCAGTACATCACAAAATCCAGGAAACCCATTTGTTAGTGGCAGACAACTTGAGGGCGATCAGGTATTTGAGGTGTTTGAAGATGGTAACGGTAACACAAGAGTCGATGTTACTTTACCTCTCACCTTAATATATTCAATCAGGTATGTGGCCGGATTTAACTACAACAGTTACAGTTACTTTGTGACAATACAACAGCAGCCAGCAGATTCAAGTTCTGCGTACATTTCCAAACTTGTTCGTGTATGTCAGCGGGCAGAGAGTAACTACTTCAACTCTTACACTGAAGTGACATTGAGTTGCCGTGATGAATCATACAACCTTGCTCAAGCAGCATATATCACCAGACCTGCACAAGATCTCAGTCAATCTCTGGTATTAGATGACGGTGAAGAAGTTTTGTTCATTTCATTTGCTGTTGGAGTGAATAATCCTCCAACACCGACCACAAAGTCTGCAATATGTATGTACAAAATGAGTGACATTGAAAGAGCCTTTCAAGATGCTGTTGAAGGATGTATGATAAATGATGGACCAAGTGTTTAAGAACGGTACACTGCTTCCTGGATGCGAGgtgctacatgtattggatCATTGCCCGTAAGTATGAGGTACATTTTGTGAATCACATTGTGTTTGATTTTCTCACATGGAGTTTCTCGACTCTAACATGTAGTAATGCCTTATCTGTTAAAGCAATTCTTTGTTAAAGTGGTAATTTGGAATGTTAATGACACTTTTAATCGTTGATTCTCTCGAACGTATTTTAGGAATGATAGTTTCTTTGATTAGATGTAGATAAGCAGCTCTAATAGCGAAACCCGCCAAAAGTGTATGTATATACCTATGACCTTGTAAACTGTATGCGCAGATAGCAGGCATTGTAGCATGGCTTGGCACTGTTTTGGATGTAAAATTTATATACGCGATATAAGACCAAAGAttgttgataatatatatatatatatatatatatatatatatatatatatatatatatatatatatatatatatatatatatatatacatatatatgatcAGTGGCTTTGTGTCAATTTAAGCAATGTATAGTGCTTGATGCGTTTCCGCAGGGCATAGGTATT encodes:
- the LOC139134517 gene encoding plexin A3-like, with product MIILHFTKTVFVIAMMARVTMSTPTRMSNADIYAVANFTDFNSEGFNHLMVHNVSGDVYIGGVNQLYRLNENLELVVNITTGPEYDDEDKTHDTFNKILACNYAGNDLITCGGYRGDCQIRHMEDLSETYSTDHPTYVAANMSDDSTIGFVAPHYHLGQQFLYVGTTSTSQNPGNPFVSGRQLEGDQVFEVFEDGNGNTRVDVTLPLTLIYSIRYVAGFNYNSYSYFVTIQQQPADSSSAYISKLVRVCQRAESNYFNSYTEVTLSCRDESYNLAQAAYITRPAQDLSQSLVLDDGEEVLFISFAVGVNNPPTPTTKSAICMYKMSDIERAFQDAVEGCMINDGPSV